In the Nothobranchius furzeri strain GRZ-AD chromosome 15, NfurGRZ-RIMD1, whole genome shotgun sequence genome, one interval contains:
- the LOC107390637 gene encoding glutathione S-transferase Mu 1 — MWAKTAMTLAYWDIRGRAQPIRLLLEYTGTKYQEKFYVCGEAPNYDISSWLNEKHKLEMDFPNLPYLLDGDRKIVQSMAIMRYIARKHNMCGETEDEKVRVDILENQAADFITGFVRICYSDFDKMKPGYLKSLPGGLQQFSGFLGDKKWFAGDKITYVDFVMYNLLDVHKMFQPSCLDDFKNLKEFLDHFEALEKIAVYMKSSKYIKAPVNTKMAKWGNKKE; from the exons CGTGCCCAGCCCATTCGCCTCCTGTTGGAGTACACTGGTACCAAGTACCAGGAAAAGTTCTATGTCTGTGGTGAAG CTCCTAACTATGATATAAGCAGCTGGTTAAATGAAAAACACAAACTTGAAATGGACTTTCCCAAT TTACCTTACCTGCTGGACGGAGACAGGAAGATTGTGCAGAGCATGGCCATAATGAGATACATCGCTCGTAAGCACAATATGT GTGGCGAGACGGAGGATGAAAAGGTCCGAGTGGACATTCTGGAGAACCAGGCTGCAGACTTTATAACTGGTTTTGTGAGGATTTGTTACTCTGACTTT GACAAAATGAAGCCAGGGTACCTGAAAAGTCTTCCAGGAGGGCTGCAGCAGTTCTCTGGTTTCTTGGGAGACAAGAAGTGGTTTGCTGGTGACAAG ATCACCTATGTGGACTTCGTCATGTATAATCTGTTGGATGTGCACAAGATGTTTCAACCTTCTTGCCTGGACGACTTTAAGAACCTCAAAGAATTTTTGGACCATTTTGAG GCTCTGGAGAAGATTGCTGTCTACATGAAATCAAGCAAATACATAAAGGCTCCTGTCAACACCAAGATGGCTAAATGGGGGAACAAGAAGGAGTGA